In Carya illinoinensis cultivar Pawnee chromosome 7, C.illinoinensisPawnee_v1, whole genome shotgun sequence, the following are encoded in one genomic region:
- the LOC122317460 gene encoding uncharacterized protein LOC122317460 — protein sequence MDSLSSVSPSIVLPPTSDPFRLRSRRRLSVAPLSASHSHGIRRLSSSSSSSSYFVGVSYSPEPPRRRIIQVSLSLRGGAAEEEEDADGREDLERALHLDGTIPGTSGEFVKRMSSRAYDMRRHLHQTFDSSSYDVLEANPWRETSKAVYVLTQRENQLCTMKTRRNRSEVERELGLLFSKGGKWRSGIGNQPKQSRTGTKFQMLVEDIREGVLVFEDENEAAKYCDLLQGGGQGCEGVAEIEASSVFDLCQKMRALAVLFRRGRTPPLPRSLELNLKARKRSLEDAEDLL from the exons ATGGATTCACTCTCCTCCGTCTCGCCTTCCATTGTTCTCCCTCCCACCAGTGACCCCTTCCGCCTCCGCAGCCGTCGGCGACTCTCCGTTGCTCCTCTCTCCGCTTCCCACAGCCATGGCATCCGTCGtctttcgtcttcttcttcttcttcttcttatttcgTCGGCGTCTCGTACTCTCCAGAACCTCCCAGAAGGAGAATTATTCAAGTTTCTTTAAGTCTGAGAGGTGGAGCtgcggaagaagaagaagacgccGACGGAAGAGAGGATTTGGAGAGGGCACTTCACCTGGATGGTACCATTCCTGGAACTTCGGGTGAGTTCGTGAAGCGGATGTCGTCGCGTGCCTACGACATGCGTAGACACCTCCACCAGACCTTCGATAGCAGCAGCTATGATG TACTGGAGGCCAACCCTTGGAGAGAAACTTCAAAGGCTGTTTATGTACTCACCCAGAGGGAAAACCAATTATGCACAATGAAAACCCGTCGAAATCGCAG TGAAGTTGAAAGGGAGCTAGGGTTATTGTTTTCCAAGGGAGGAAAGTGGAGGTCTGGAATTGGAAATCAGCCCAAACAGTCAAGAACTGGGACAAAGTTTCAGATGCTTGTGGAGGATATTAGGGAGGGAGTGCTA GTatttgaagatgaaaatgaagcTGCAAAGTATTGTGACTTACTGCAAGGCGGAGGTCAAGGTTGTGAAGGTGTTGCAGAGATAGAAGCCTCCTCA GTTTTTGATCTTTGTCAAAAAATGAGGGCTCTTGCAGTTCTCTTCCGTCGTGGGAGGACACCACCTCTACCACGAAGCCTTGAGCTCAACCTGAAGGCACGGAAGCGGTCTCTTGAAGACGCTGAGGATTTGCTATGA